The Rhodopirellula halodulae genome includes the window AATCGAAGTCGCCGCGTTGCTGCACGATGTCGGGAAAATTGGTATTCCCGACCGCATTCTACGCAAGCCCAGCAAGCTGAGCGTGGAAGAACAACTGACCATGGACTCCTGTTCCGAGCTCGCATGCGAGATTCTGCGTGGCTGCACGGCGGATCAGAATCTGCTGAACATCGTGAAATACTGCGGCGTTTGGTACGATTCGCGTCGACAAGAAGACCATGTTCGAGGCGACGCCTTGCCGTTGGGTGCTCGGATGATGTCGATCGCCGGCGCGTTCGATGCCATGACGACTGACCAGATCTATCGCCCGGCCCTTAGCCGCGAACGTGCGGTTCAGGAGCTTTTTCGTGGCAGCGGGACTCAGTTTGATCCAGAACTCACACGCGATTTCGCAACGATGTTGGAGCATCGTCCAGAGTTGCTTCACAGCAGCGTTGTGAATCGCTGGTTGCAAAAGCTTCAATCGGATTCGCCTGACTTCGTGGGCAGTCTGAAGGATATGTCCGAATCGGGGATTTCAAATGCCGATTCAATGGGCTCGCCCGTTACGTGGCAAACCGAATCGGTTTCCATCCTGCCGTACTACGAGACTCTGGGAGCTCAAATTCGTGACGGCGTCGCGTTCACGGATTGCGAAGGCCAAGTCACCTATTGGAACGAGACGCTTTCACGCATGACCGGCGTCGCATCCGATGCGATGGTTGGTCGCCACTTCGATGTCGACTCACTGGGAATCGTGACCGATTCTGGTGATCAGCCAGAGACTTGTCCGTTGGAAGAGAGCTTGCGTTTGCAGACCTCCGTGAATCGAACGATGAAGGTCAACCATGGCGGCAACACGCGAGACGTTCTGTTCCAAGCAACCCCCGTGAATGATGGCTATGGTGGTGGCGCGGTTGTGGTGCTTCGAGACATGTCGGACCGCACCAAGCTGCAAAGCCAAATTCAAACTCTGCATAAAAAAGCCACCAGCGATCCACTGACCGGAATTGCCAACCGCGCCGAATTTGATTCTCGTTTGAGCAAGGCGACTTCGGACGCCAAGGGAAATGGCAACACGTTTAGCTTGATCATTTGTGACATCGATCACTTCAAACAAGTCAACGACGTGCACGGGCACCCCGCCGGTGACGAAGCGTTAGTGCAGTTCGCCCGCGTGCTGGAAAAACACACTCGCGATGAGGATTTGGTCGCTCGCTACGGTGGCGAGGAGTTTGTGTTCCTAGCGATCAACAGCGACAACGCCACGGCGGCTCGTCGTGCCGAACAAATTCGTCGTGCGATCGAGGTCACGCCGCTGGACGGTTTGAAGGGGGAATCGGTCACGGTCAGCTTCGGTGTGACGGAATATCAATCCGGTGACGCCGCAGAAACCATCTTGGCTCGTGCCGACCGCGCCCTTTTGAAAGCCAAAGAGAACGGACGTAACCGGGTGGTTCAGCTTGGTTCCGGCATTCAACAAGAAGAGGCCGAAGCGAGTTCCAGCAGCTGGTTCAGTTGGTTGACATCAGGCAAGCAAGATCACGGTTGCGAATTCCTGTTGGTCACTCCGGTGCCAACTGATTTGGCGGTCGAAAAGCTGCGTGGTTTCATCTCGGATCACCGTGCGGAGATCATTCAGGTTTCTG containing:
- a CDS encoding sensor domain-containing diguanylate cyclase/phosphohydrolase; this encodes MNDNLVPNDLTHDSLPSVVPVTVPGNSSVDPSAEVTEADAISQPTVSDNDADRVAKQEQSQDAAYSASRLSELLLGLGEAATGHLPGSMASDGTSTDGQSASAEDTRPFENHLAMVRLGMATSLFYALRTKHAPTAAHSLRVALACSAWCERLGLAEDVRDRIEVAALLHDVGKIGIPDRILRKPSKLSVEEQLTMDSCSELACEILRGCTADQNLLNIVKYCGVWYDSRRQEDHVRGDALPLGARMMSIAGAFDAMTTDQIYRPALSRERAVQELFRGSGTQFDPELTRDFATMLEHRPELLHSSVVNRWLQKLQSDSPDFVGSLKDMSESGISNADSMGSPVTWQTESVSILPYYETLGAQIRDGVAFTDCEGQVTYWNETLSRMTGVASDAMVGRHFDVDSLGIVTDSGDQPETCPLEESLRLQTSVNRTMKVNHGGNTRDVLFQATPVNDGYGGGAVVVLRDMSDRTKLQSQIQTLHKKATSDPLTGIANRAEFDSRLSKATSDAKGNGNTFSLIICDIDHFKQVNDVHGHPAGDEALVQFARVLEKHTRDEDLVARYGGEEFVFLAINSDNATAARRAEQIRRAIEVTPLDGLKGESVTVSFGVTEYQSGDAAETILARADRALLKAKENGRNRVVQLGSGIQQEEAEASSSSWFSWLTSGKQDHGCEFLLVTPVPTDLAVEKLRGFISDHRAEIIQVSGNVVSLRIVAHCGGKGRRASDHRITLHVMIHLNEGLGKRSRTDHAITQTNLRVSIQPVRNRDRRNRDLNGCVREVLGSLRSYLMAEIVQNKED